One window of Desulfarculus baarsii DSM 2075 genomic DNA carries:
- a CDS encoding phosphatidylglycerophosphatase A family protein, producing the protein MSAKTDTAIKLTASLGVGLLPGAPGTYGSLATLGLAAAWLALGGGAFVGLGYWLGVLGLSALAVAVSRAALARGVFGPSADPSAIVIDEAAGMLLALAWSDRLGWPLLMAFAAFRLFDIAKPWPVGWSQSLPGAWGVVVDDLLAGLYALAVTRLAVGWLGG; encoded by the coding sequence ATGAGCGCCAAAACCGACACCGCCATCAAATTGACCGCCTCGTTGGGCGTGGGGCTTTTGCCTGGCGCGCCAGGCACCTACGGCTCGTTGGCCACGTTGGGCCTGGCCGCGGCTTGGCTGGCCCTGGGCGGCGGGGCCTTCGTTGGTCTGGGCTATTGGCTGGGCGTGCTGGGGCTGAGCGCGCTGGCCGTGGCCGTCAGCCGCGCCGCGTTGGCGCGCGGCGTCTTCGGCCCATCCGCCGATCCCTCGGCCATCGTCATCGACGAGGCCGCCGGCATGCTCCTGGCCCTGGCCTGGAGCGACCGCCTGGGCTGGCCGCTGCTGATGGCCTTTGCCGCCTTCAGGCTATTTGACATCGCCAAACCGTGGCCGGTCGGCTGGTCGCAGAGCCTGCCAGGGGCCTGGGGCGTGGTCGTCGACGACCTGTTGGCCGGCCTCTACGCCTTGGCCGTCACCCGCCTGGCGGTGGGCTGGCTGGGCGGCTAG
- a CDS encoding OsmC family protein yields MEIALTGGKKIEVRWDDFVVEADQSKAAGGEGDAPEPFMLFLASLGACSGMYALSFCQARDIPTAGLKLRQKLVSDAEGKRLKQVRIEIVLPPEFPAKYEKAIVRVADQCAVKKAIQNPPLIETVAVRA; encoded by the coding sequence ATGGAAATCGCTTTGACCGGCGGCAAAAAGATCGAAGTGCGTTGGGATGACTTTGTGGTCGAGGCCGATCAATCCAAGGCGGCCGGCGGCGAAGGCGACGCGCCCGAGCCGTTCATGCTCTTTTTGGCCAGCCTGGGCGCTTGCAGCGGGATGTACGCGTTGTCGTTCTGCCAGGCCCGCGACATCCCCACCGCCGGCCTCAAGCTGCGCCAAAAGCTCGTCTCCGACGCCGAGGGCAAGCGCCTGAAGCAGGTGCGCATCGAGATCGTCCTGCCGCCCGAGTTCCCGGCCAAGTACGAAAAGGCCATTGTCCGCGTGGCCGACCAATGCGCCGTGAAAAAAGCCATCCAAAATCCGCCGTTGATCGAAACCGTGGCCGTGCGCGCCTAA
- a CDS encoding cytochrome c3 family protein, whose amino-acid sequence MSAAKTVILTALIALAICWAGPATANGCLGCHQGFVSPMPPSPAQGKVPDCLFCHGGDATAKALPQAHQGLRANPSTLDAADQTCGRCHPGWPEKVRRSPMATNAGLINQTRYLWGAQPSPAPLWATRKVGPLAQLPQPDVAGGQAVDDLLRRRCLRCHLWSPGADMDGARRSAGCAACHAPTDDQGRKIHGHRLSKSPPVAQCLRCHASDCGAGAEYVGLTPADEHFTAHFAQIDPARPKLFNGRVWRETRPDLHHQAGLACIDCHVRAEVMGDGQIRQAALLHVGLRCQSCHGRPGQPPRQARTSHDQAMTNVSIKNGAALVRGKLSGKTLVAPSLANGPDAPAAHLAPGHQRLACHACHGAANPAVWGLQVLLDTRPGPARWRDIAAQGDHQLWAMAWAADQAQAPKALDLLSGRPRDGVWVLSPFFRRREWRVHGQGPDGRTFLLRPRFQYVVTILDENGRPSVAGQIPSPGLGLAPWRPHNTRRPTVGCADCHGNAMALGLGLTFLRDGQPNQPPALAPELWLPRAEGLAMDGGWTKIVDLAGRPQQVMLVEGARPFARELLRKLLRPGKQYIKWLLRDLDARAAEAQTKKP is encoded by the coding sequence ATGAGCGCCGCGAAGACAGTCATCCTGACGGCCCTGATCGCCCTGGCCATCTGCTGGGCCGGACCGGCCACGGCCAACGGTTGCCTGGGCTGCCACCAGGGCTTTGTCTCGCCCATGCCGCCAAGCCCGGCCCAAGGCAAAGTCCCGGATTGCCTTTTTTGCCACGGCGGCGACGCCACGGCCAAGGCCCTGCCCCAGGCCCACCAAGGCCTGCGCGCCAACCCCTCGACCCTGGACGCGGCCGACCAAACCTGCGGCCGCTGTCATCCCGGCTGGCCGGAAAAGGTGCGGCGCTCGCCCATGGCCACCAACGCCGGCTTGATCAACCAGACGCGCTATCTGTGGGGGGCCCAGCCCAGCCCGGCCCCGCTGTGGGCCACGCGAAAGGTCGGGCCATTGGCGCAACTGCCCCAGCCCGACGTTGCCGGCGGCCAGGCCGTGGACGACCTGCTGCGGCGGCGCTGCCTGCGCTGTCATCTGTGGAGCCCCGGCGCGGACATGGACGGGGCCAGGCGTTCGGCCGGTTGCGCGGCCTGCCACGCGCCCACCGACGACCAGGGCCGTAAAATCCACGGCCACCGCCTGAGCAAGAGCCCGCCCGTGGCGCAGTGTCTGCGTTGCCACGCCAGCGATTGCGGGGCCGGGGCCGAATACGTGGGCCTGACGCCGGCCGACGAACACTTCACGGCCCATTTCGCGCAAATCGACCCGGCGCGGCCCAAGCTCTTCAACGGCCGCGTCTGGCGCGAAACCCGGCCCGATCTGCATCACCAGGCCGGCCTGGCCTGCATCGACTGCCACGTGCGGGCCGAGGTCATGGGCGATGGTCAGATCCGCCAGGCGGCGCTTTTGCACGTGGGCCTGCGTTGCCAGTCCTGCCACGGCCGGCCCGGCCAGCCGCCGCGCCAGGCGCGCACCAGCCACGACCAAGCCATGACCAACGTCAGCATCAAAAACGGCGCGGCGCTGGTGCGCGGCAAGCTAAGCGGCAAAACGCTCGTCGCGCCCAGCCTGGCCAACGGCCCCGATGCGCCGGCGGCCCACCTGGCCCCGGGCCACCAGCGCCTGGCCTGCCACGCCTGCCACGGCGCGGCCAATCCGGCGGTCTGGGGCTTGCAGGTTTTGTTGGACACCAGGCCCGGTCCGGCCCGCTGGCGCGATATCGCCGCCCAGGGCGATCATCAGCTCTGGGCCATGGCCTGGGCGGCCGATCAGGCCCAAGCGCCCAAGGCGCTGGATCTGCTAAGCGGCCGCCCGCGCGACGGCGTGTGGGTCTTGTCGCCGTTTTTCCGGAGGCGCGAGTGGCGCGTCCACGGCCAGGGCCCCGACGGCCGCACGTTTTTGCTGCGGCCGCGTTTTCAATACGTGGTGACGATTCTGGATGAAAACGGCCGACCCAGCGTTGCCGGCCAAATCCCCTCGCCGGGCCTGGGCCTGGCCCCCTGGCGACCGCACAACACCCGCCGGCCCACGGTGGGCTGCGCCGATTGCCACGGCAACGCCATGGCCTTGGGCCTTGGGCTGACTTTTTTGCGCGATGGCCAACCAAATCAGCCGCCCGCCCTGGCCCCGGAGCTGTGGTTGCCCCGGGCCGAGGGCCTGGCCATGGACGGCGGCTGGACCAAGATCGTCGATCTGGCGGGACGGCCTCAACAGGTCATGCTCGTCGAAGGGGCGCGGCCCTTTGCGCGCGAGCTGCTGCGCAAGCTGCTAAGGCCCGGCAAGCAATATATAAAATGGCTGCTGCGCGACCTGGACGCCCGCGCGGCCGAGGCTCAGACAAAAAAGCCGTAG
- a CDS encoding indolepyruvate oxidoreductase subunit beta, whose translation MKTFRIVFVGVGGQGNLLASNLLGQAALDSGVPAVVSEIHGMAQRGGVVESAVLLGGARSPIVSTGEADALVAFEPAEALRLLDKAGPKSLVITSLRPVPPFTVTTGQGKYPDPAAAVDYLRGKVARVIAFDGQELAERAMNPLSLNMVMLGALFAGAKLRVPVEAMKKIIRAQTKQRFVEANLLAFDLGYQAAAAA comes from the coding sequence ATGAAAACGTTTCGTATTGTCTTCGTGGGCGTGGGTGGCCAGGGCAATCTTCTGGCCAGCAACCTGTTGGGCCAGGCCGCGTTGGATTCGGGCGTGCCGGCGGTGGTCAGCGAGATTCACGGCATGGCCCAGCGCGGCGGTGTGGTCGAATCGGCGGTGCTGCTGGGCGGGGCGCGCAGCCCCATCGTCAGCACGGGCGAGGCCGACGCGCTGGTGGCCTTCGAACCGGCCGAGGCCCTGCGCCTGTTGGACAAGGCCGGGCCCAAGTCGCTGGTCATCACCAGCCTGCGGCCCGTGCCGCCCTTCACCGTGACCACCGGCCAGGGCAAGTATCCCGACCCGGCGGCGGCGGTGGATTATCTGCGCGGCAAGGTGGCAAGGGTCATCGCCTTTGACGGCCAGGAGCTGGCCGAGCGGGCCATGAACCCGCTGAGCCTGAACATGGTCATGCTGGGGGCGCTGTTTGCCGGGGCCAAGTTGCGCGTGCCGGTGGAGGCCATGAAAAAGATCATCCGCGCCCAGACCAAGCAGCGTTTTGTCGAGGCCAACCTGCTGGCCTTTGATTTGGGCTATCAGGCGGCGGCCGCCGCCTAG
- a CDS encoding QcrA and Rieske domain-containing protein: MKQSQSVDNPPRRRWLAWAVGATWAMLATAAGLGLAMALRLVGGGQGQARPPAPVSFDAADWPAVGQARARGGVALARDEAGFFALRLKCPHLGCQPTWRADLGRFVCPCHGSSFAADGALLAGPAQRGLDILDVRRAASGALIVDPARPARPGQRLKA, translated from the coding sequence ATGAAGCAAAGCCAATCCGTGGATAATCCGCCGCGCCGGCGCTGGTTGGCCTGGGCCGTGGGCGCGACCTGGGCCATGCTGGCCACGGCCGCCGGCTTGGGCCTGGCCATGGCTCTGCGCCTGGTTGGCGGCGGTCAGGGCCAGGCGCGTCCGCCCGCGCCGGTGAGCTTCGACGCCGCTGATTGGCCGGCCGTGGGCCAGGCGCGCGCGCGGGGCGGGGTGGCCTTGGCCCGCGACGAGGCTGGTTTTTTCGCCCTGCGCCTGAAATGCCCCCACCTGGGCTGCCAGCCGACCTGGCGGGCCGATCTGGGGCGCTTTGTCTGCCCGTGCCACGGCTCCAGCTTTGCCGCCGATGGCGCGTTGCTGGCCGGCCCGGCCCAGCGCGGCCTGGATATCCTGGACGTGCGCCGCGCCGCCAGTGGCGCTTTGATCGTCGATCCGGCCCGGCCCGCCCGGCCCGGCCAGCGCCTGAAGGCCTGA
- the cbiB gene encoding adenosylcobinamide-phosphate synthase CbiB, producing MIEPLLVLLACALDWAIGDPPRWPHFVRLVGFSIQRLERRLLPRAGRPAAALWAGAALTWCVVLGFGALSWLIMAGAAWLWPPLGWAVGLVLAFQCLAAGQLWREAGRVETPLARGDLALARQRLSMIVGRETRNLDAAGIRRAVIETVAENFNDGVAAPLLYLALGGPALAVAYKAVNTLDSMIGYKNEKYGYFGRFAARLDDVAGFAPARLSALVIVAAARLCGLEAAGAWRAARDCHADHASPNSGWPEAAAAGALDLRMGGPNVYGGRLVEKPWINPHGRDPLAADVAAARRLLATASLLGGLLAAGAAWLLPWGWF from the coding sequence ATGATCGAACCATTGCTTGTGCTTTTGGCCTGCGCCCTGGACTGGGCCATCGGCGACCCGCCGCGCTGGCCCCACTTCGTGCGTCTGGTGGGTTTTTCCATCCAGCGCCTGGAGCGAAGACTGCTCCCCCGCGCGGGGCGGCCGGCAGCGGCCCTTTGGGCCGGGGCGGCGTTGACATGGTGCGTGGTGCTGGGCTTTGGCGCGCTATCCTGGCTGATCATGGCCGGGGCCGCCTGGCTCTGGCCGCCGCTGGGCTGGGCGGTGGGGCTGGTCCTGGCCTTTCAGTGCCTGGCCGCCGGCCAGCTCTGGCGCGAGGCCGGCCGGGTGGAGACGCCCTTGGCCAGGGGCGATCTGGCCTTGGCCCGCCAGCGTCTTTCGATGATCGTGGGCCGCGAAACGCGAAACCTCGACGCCGCCGGCATCCGCCGGGCGGTCATCGAGACCGTGGCCGAAAACTTCAACGACGGCGTGGCCGCGCCGCTGCTTTACCTGGCCCTGGGTGGCCCGGCCCTGGCCGTGGCCTACAAGGCGGTCAACACCCTTGATTCGATGATTGGCTACAAGAACGAAAAGTACGGATACTTCGGCCGGTTCGCCGCCAGGCTCGACGACGTGGCCGGTTTCGCGCCGGCTCGGCTGAGCGCGCTTGTGATCGTGGCGGCGGCCCGTCTCTGCGGCCTGGAGGCCGCCGGGGCCTGGCGCGCGGCCAGGGATTGCCACGCCGATCACGCCAGCCCCAACTCCGGCTGGCCCGAAGCAGCAGCCGCCGGGGCCCTGGATCTGCGCATGGGCGGCCCAAACGTCTACGGCGGCCGGCTGGTCGAAAAGCCCTGGATCAACCCCCATGGCCGCGACCCCCTCGCCGCCGATGTGGCGGCGGCCCGGCGGCTGCTGGCGACGGCCTCGCTGCTGGGCGGTCTGCTGGCCGCCGGCGCGGCCTGGCTTCTGCCGTGGGGCTGGTTTTAG
- a CDS encoding sulfurtransferase TusA family protein: MADYTADEVLDARGLTCPMPILKTKKLLKNMKAGQILEIQGTDPGTRNDLPAFTSRSGDEYLGEEARDGYISFFVKKG, translated from the coding sequence ATGGCAGATTACACCGCTGACGAGGTGTTGGACGCTCGCGGGCTGACTTGCCCCATGCCGATCCTCAAGACCAAAAAACTGCTGAAAAACATGAAGGCCGGCCAGATCCTGGAGATCCAGGGCACCGACCCCGGCACGCGCAACGACCTGCCCGCCTTCACCAGCCGCTCGGGCGACGAGTATCTGGGCGAGGAAGCCCGCGACGGCTACATCAGCTTCTTCGTCAAGAAGGGCTAG
- a CDS encoding tetratricopeptide repeat protein — protein MTKLLLRLACLIAALAAIAAAQPAHANDEEVDLGIITLKTRGEAESVRGKLNSGANFEALAKQVSEGPAVSRGGRVGRQKVKGLRAEYRAALAGLAPMKPSKVVPIEDGYAVLMRFNQPRAEPTAPPPSLALEPKTYYQPSVAPARPVSPAEVEDAPVFMRGRRALMAALENLVVGDFESAEKNITEARGYNPHDEATMFMQSIVDGVNSGGLRKEAAVTFGDGFLAMLEGDVAQAEKLFGKAAADDPRLWQARLFEANMMAGQGRGDQARALLEALVAQKPDVAEAHLSLAMMSMGEGKMGQGKQELERALKANPNMAQALYQMGQVAVYEGDAGRAEGYFKAAIAADPYYEEAYNDLGLIYAHLGRVADAEASFNKALEFNPTFFPAHIGLGNLYGRERQFNKAVDEFNKALTIDPTFAPAYYNAALAYVAMDMWADAIRYADKAASLGMDIPPDMAKDLNAHRR, from the coding sequence ATGACCAAGCTTCTGCTGCGCCTTGCCTGTCTGATAGCAGCGCTGGCCGCCATCGCCGCGGCCCAGCCGGCCCACGCCAACGACGAGGAAGTGGACCTGGGCATCATCACGCTGAAAACGCGCGGCGAGGCCGAAAGCGTTCGTGGCAAACTGAACTCCGGCGCCAACTTCGAGGCGTTGGCCAAACAGGTCTCCGAGGGGCCGGCCGTCTCCAGGGGCGGTAGGGTGGGGCGGCAGAAAGTCAAGGGCCTGCGCGCCGAATACCGCGCCGCCCTGGCCGGCCTGGCGCCCATGAAGCCCAGCAAGGTCGTGCCCATCGAGGATGGCTACGCCGTTTTGATGCGCTTCAATCAGCCCCGGGCCGAGCCCACCGCGCCGCCGCCCAGCCTGGCCCTGGAGCCCAAGACTTATTACCAGCCCAGCGTGGCCCCCGCCAGGCCGGTTTCGCCCGCCGAGGTCGAGGACGCGCCGGTTTTCATGCGCGGCCGCCGCGCGTTGATGGCCGCCCTGGAAAATCTGGTGGTGGGCGACTTCGAAAGCGCTGAAAAGAACATCACCGAAGCCAGGGGCTACAACCCCCATGACGAGGCCACCATGTTCATGCAAAGCATCGTCGACGGCGTCAACTCTGGCGGGCTGCGCAAAGAGGCGGCGGTGACCTTTGGCGATGGTTTCCTGGCCATGCTGGAAGGCGACGTGGCCCAGGCCGAGAAGCTCTTCGGCAAGGCCGCCGCCGATGACCCGCGCCTGTGGCAGGCCAGGCTGTTCGAGGCCAACATGATGGCCGGCCAGGGCCGGGGCGATCAGGCTCGCGCCCTGCTGGAGGCCTTGGTGGCTCAAAAGCCCGACGTGGCCGAGGCGCATTTGAGCTTGGCCATGATGAGCATGGGCGAGGGCAAGATGGGCCAGGGCAAGCAAGAGTTGGAGCGAGCCCTCAAAGCCAACCCCAACATGGCCCAGGCCCTCTACCAGATGGGCCAGGTGGCTGTTTACGAGGGCGACGCCGGCCGGGCCGAGGGCTACTTCAAGGCGGCCATTGCCGCCGACCCCTATTACGAAGAGGCCTACAACGACCTGGGCCTGATCTACGCCCACTTGGGCCGCGTGGCCGACGCCGAGGCCAGCTTCAACAAAGCCTTGGAGTTCAACCCCACGTTTTTCCCGGCGCACATCGGCCTGGGCAACCTCTACGGCCGCGAACGCCAGTTCAACAAGGCCGTGGATGAATTCAACAAGGCCCTGACCATCGACCCGACCTTCGCGCCGGCCTACTACAACGCCGCCTTGGCTTATGTCGCCATGGACATGTGGGCCGACGCCATCCGCTACGCCGACAAGGCGGCCAGCCTGGGCATGGACATCCCGCCGGACATGGCCAAGGATTTGAACGCCCACCGCCGCTAA
- a CDS encoding divergent polysaccharide deacetylase family protein: MLWLAAGCLAVAGLMVAWNWPMAPPPAPAKAVTQRAAPKASIAFEEAPRRQGGDRAAERLTDAMLAGLARGGLDPARVGLSMAGEPWGQVAQMKVELAPGEDAGKIRSAVESALAGLSAPRRWRQRGRAWIMELSLAGRPSHRLIITAQAAPDGPAPPPDRREALAAIVIDDMGYLLGPAKELLELDLDLTFSILPFSPHGRQVARMAKARGRQVLLHLPMEPKSFPRLSPGPGALLVEADEQALARQTAADLDFLPEAVGVNNHMGSRFTEDATALRPVMTQIGRRGLFFVDSLTSPRSAAYDVAGQLGLRRARRDMFLDHEVDEQAIRRQIEGLIHLARGGHPVIAIGHPHQATIKALRHYQERLRQEVRLRPVSELLD, translated from the coding sequence TTGCTTTGGCTGGCGGCCGGCTGCCTGGCCGTGGCTGGTTTGATGGTGGCCTGGAACTGGCCCATGGCGCCGCCGCCAGCCCCGGCCAAGGCGGTCACCCAAAGGGCCGCGCCCAAGGCGTCCATCGCCTTCGAGGAGGCGCCGCGTCGTCAAGGCGGCGATCGGGCCGCCGAACGCCTCACCGACGCCATGCTGGCCGGCCTGGCCCGTGGCGGGCTCGATCCGGCACGCGTCGGCCTGAGCATGGCCGGCGAACCCTGGGGCCAGGTGGCGCAGATGAAGGTGGAGTTGGCCCCCGGCGAGGACGCGGGCAAAATCCGCTCCGCCGTGGAAAGCGCCCTGGCCGGCCTGAGCGCGCCAAGGCGTTGGCGTCAGCGCGGCCGCGCCTGGATCATGGAGCTGAGCCTCGCCGGCCGGCCCAGCCACCGCCTGATCATCACCGCCCAGGCCGCGCCCGACGGTCCGGCCCCGCCGCCCGATCGGCGCGAGGCCTTGGCGGCCATCGTCATCGATGACATGGGCTACCTGCTGGGCCCGGCCAAGGAGTTGCTGGAGCTGGACCTGGATTTGACCTTTTCCATCCTGCCCTTTTCGCCCCACGGCCGCCAGGTGGCGCGAATGGCCAAGGCGCGCGGTCGCCAGGTGCTGCTGCATCTGCCCATGGAGCCCAAGTCATTCCCCAGGCTGAGCCCTGGGCCGGGCGCGCTGTTGGTCGAGGCCGACGAGCAGGCCCTGGCCCGCCAGACCGCCGCCGACCTGGACTTTTTGCCCGAAGCCGTGGGCGTCAACAACCACATGGGCTCCAGGTTCACCGAGGACGCCACGGCGTTGCGGCCGGTGATGACCCAGATCGGCCGTCGCGGCCTGTTTTTTGTCGACAGCCTCACCTCACCGCGCTCGGCGGCCTACGACGTGGCCGGCCAGTTGGGCCTGCGCCGCGCCCGCCGCGATATGTTTTTGGATCATGAAGTGGATGAACAGGCCATTCGTCGCCAGATCGAGGGGTTGATCCACCTGGCCAGGGGCGGCCACCCGGTCATCGCCATCGGCCATCCCCACCAGGCCACGATCAAGGCCCTGCGCCATTATCAGGAGCGCTTGCGCCAAGAAGTGCGCCTGCGCCCGGTCTCCGAACTGTTGGATTGA
- a CDS encoding cytochrome b N-terminal domain-containing protein, producing MAGPGFLEHLHPPRLPEGRIRVGHTFCLGGVAFLLFLALAGSGLLLMFHYTPTPTGAADFFAQEAGDLPFAWFFRRVHYLAGQGMVLAVLLHMARVLATGAHLPPRAANWLVGLGLLALTLAMDLSGYVLRWDGATRAAAAVVAGLLAEIPLVGEMLRGVLLGGPELGPAALLRFYVLHCLALPLLCLGLALYHFWRIRRDGRAIGGL from the coding sequence ATGGCCGGCCCCGGTTTTCTGGAGCACCTGCATCCGCCGCGCCTGCCCGAGGGACGCATCCGCGTTGGCCACACGTTTTGCCTGGGCGGGGTGGCGTTTTTGCTTTTTCTGGCCTTGGCCGGCAGCGGATTGCTGTTGATGTTCCATTACACGCCCACGCCAACGGGCGCGGCCGACTTCTTTGCCCAGGAAGCCGGCGACCTACCGTTCGCCTGGTTTTTCCGGCGGGTGCATTATCTGGCCGGCCAGGGCATGGTCCTGGCGGTGCTGCTGCACATGGCCAGGGTCTTGGCCACGGGGGCCCATCTGCCGCCGCGGGCGGCCAACTGGCTTGTGGGCCTGGGGCTTTTGGCCCTGACGCTGGCCATGGACCTGAGCGGCTACGTGCTGCGTTGGGACGGGGCCACCCGCGCGGCGGCGGCGGTGGTGGCCGGGTTGCTGGCCGAAATCCCGCTGGTGGGCGAGATGTTGCGCGGCGTGCTGCTGGGCGGGCCGGAGTTGGGCCCGGCCGCGCTGCTGCGCTTTTACGTGCTGCACTGCCTGGCGCTGCCGCTGTTGTGCCTGGGGCTGGCGCTGTATCATTTCTGGCGCATCCGCCGAGATGGACGAGCGATTGGCGGTCTTTAG
- a CDS encoding YeeE/YedE thiosulfate transporter family protein, whose protein sequence is MSESVMVEKFKEGYAALFEKNWPLWVGGILLALLGTLCMVATRPWGVVGGLRVWADWLFYGVGLYDQAPRHALFLSDSAILTWGLLFGAFGSALLSRQFALRMAPGLELGKGVVGGVLMGVGSVMAGGCNVGGFYTALAAGSVSGFAMMIGLIVGAMIGLKYLLWEIEHITTKPPKQKQASSGQGGVDWDKVQPWLGGAFFLFLIGYAYCLSLRAYTDQAILMMLAMGIGLVIQRCRFCFVRAFRDPFMTGEAEATRAVALSVIISVIGFMLVKWYNSDLEMIYTYHHWIGGLVGGVIFGMGMLLSGGCGSGSLWRAGEGHVKLIIVVICFALSNSLFKQYVFTNEVAEAWGKGFLFLPNLVGGYFWAIIISAAVMLAWWAIMAWNEETDKLTLT, encoded by the coding sequence ATGTCCGAAAGCGTTATGGTCGAGAAATTCAAGGAAGGCTACGCCGCCCTGTTCGAAAAGAACTGGCCCCTGTGGGTCGGCGGCATTCTGCTGGCCCTGCTGGGCACGCTGTGCATGGTCGCCACCAGGCCGTGGGGCGTGGTCGGCGGCTTGCGGGTCTGGGCCGATTGGCTTTTCTACGGCGTGGGCCTTTACGACCAAGCGCCCCGTCACGCCCTGTTCCTTAGCGACTCGGCCATCCTGACCTGGGGCCTGCTCTTTGGCGCGTTCGGTTCGGCGCTGTTGTCGCGGCAGTTCGCCTTGCGCATGGCCCCGGGCCTGGAGTTGGGCAAGGGCGTGGTCGGCGGCGTGCTGATGGGCGTGGGTTCGGTGATGGCTGGCGGCTGCAATGTGGGCGGCTTCTACACGGCCCTGGCCGCCGGCAGCGTCAGCGGCTTCGCCATGATGATCGGCCTGATCGTCGGCGCGATGATCGGCCTGAAATACCTGCTGTGGGAGATCGAGCACATCACCACCAAGCCGCCCAAGCAAAAGCAGGCCTCCTCCGGCCAAGGCGGCGTGGACTGGGACAAGGTTCAACCCTGGCTGGGCGGCGCGTTTTTCCTGTTTTTGATCGGCTACGCCTATTGTCTGAGCCTGCGGGCCTACACCGACCAGGCCATCTTGATGATGCTGGCCATGGGCATCGGCCTGGTGATCCAGCGTTGCCGCTTCTGTTTCGTGCGCGCCTTCCGCGACCCCTTCATGACCGGCGAGGCCGAGGCCACGCGGGCGGTGGCGCTGAGCGTGATCATCTCGGTGATCGGCTTCATGCTCGTCAAGTGGTACAACTCCGACCTGGAGATGATCTACACTTATCATCACTGGATCGGCGGCTTGGTGGGCGGCGTGATCTTCGGCATGGGCATGCTGCTTTCGGGCGGCTGCGGCTCGGGCTCGTTGTGGCGGGCCGGCGAGGGCCATGTCAAACTGATCATCGTGGTGATCTGCTTCGCCCTGAGCAACAGCCTGTTCAAGCAATACGTCTTCACCAACGAGGTCGCCGAGGCGTGGGGCAAGGGCTTCCTGTTCCTGCCCAACCTGGTCGGCGGCTATTTCTGGGCCATCATCATCAGCGCGGCGGTAATGCTGGCGTGGTGGGCGATCATGGCCTGGAACGAGGAAACCGACAAGCTGACCCTGACCTAA